The sequence GCAGGGACTGTACTTTATGAGGCAGAGGACTTTTTAGAATATCAGGGAGGTAAAATAAAAGAAGACAGTAATTGCAGTGGTGGGAAGTATGTTTCCTGGACTAAAGATTCAGGTTATCTCCACATTCTTAAGTTGCCATCGTCTGATAATAAAAACACAAAATATGCTATCTGGATAAGGCATAAAGGATGCAGTATATGTCTTAAAGATAAAGATGCAAAAGAGATTACATGGTTGTGGTATAGAGACCCTGTATGGAAATGGAATAAGTTTGGTGACTTTACCTTCTCACAACTCGGAGAAAGTTTTGTTATTATGACATCCCCACATTTTGCAGAAGGTGCGTTAGAAGGAGGGATTGATTGTGTTATAGTGACCCCTTATCTATCTTTTACTCCTGAGGGGATATATTCAAGAATAGAGACAGAGGAGAAGAAGATGGCAGAAGAATCTATGTTAAAAAAAGGGAATATTATTGAACTTGAGATTGATCTTACTACAAAGACAGGGAAGGTAAGTCCATACCTTGCAAGTGCAAATATCAATGGTATTCCACAGCATCTACTTGACAATGAAGAATGGGATAAGATGATGCAGGAGTTTTTCAAAGGAAGTTTATTAAGGGCACAGGTTGGAATGGCAAAAGAACCGGATAGTGAAGGTAACTGGTGGAACTTTAAGGAAGTAGACAGGTTTGTAAAAACGGCAAGAGAAAAGTGGGGTGTAGAAAAGATTCTTTTTGCACCATTTACAGTCCCTCCAGGATGGGACTATAATAGTAAAATTACAGAAGAGCAGGTATCAAAAACAAAGGAAGCAATTCAGCAACTGGTAAGAAGGTATGGCAGTCCTGGAAATGTAGTGGTGGAATACTGGGAGCCAGCAAATGAGTGGTGGGGTGGATACTGGGAAAAGAATCCAGAGGACTTCCTGCAGATATATACCTGTTTATGTAAAGCAATAAAAGAGATAAATCCTGAACTGAAGGTAGGTGGACCTGTGGATGCCTGGCCTACACTCGGCAGGATAGAAGCACTTTTAAAAAGATACCCTGAACTTGATTTTATCAGTTGGCATCTTTATCCAACAGGGTCTGCTGGACCTAATGAAGGGGTTTTTACAGACCTCGCTAAATTGCAAGAGCAGTTTGGTGATGCCGGGAAATCATATAAAGAAAGTGTATTTTCCAGAACATATTATCTTGGTTCAAATGTCCTTGCTTCACAAAAGATAAGTGAAAAGATTTTAGGGAGAAAAATACCTGTAATTGTATCAGAATACCATCTTAACTACCATGCATGGGACCCCCTTGACCCTATGTTATGTTCTCCTTTTGGTGGTGTCTGGAATGCCCTTGCTTTAACCTATCTCTGTCAGACAGATTGTTTTTCAGGTATGATACATGATGTCAAAACAGCTGCCTATGGGCTTTTCGGTCCAGATGATGGAGCAAGTATACATTTCAGAGTTATTCCTTCACCGCCACAGGGGTATGAGAAGAAAATATATATAAGACCTATTGGACATATCCATTACTTTTTCATCAAGCATGTTGCAGGCAAAGAAAAGGTATTCATAGGAAAAAGAGGAGCAACTGATAACTTTGAAGCAATAGCAGTAAGAGATGATAAAGAGGCATCTATAGTAATGGTAAACTTTGCAGAGACATCTAAAACAGTAAGGATAAAAATGGCTGGATATACACCAAAGTTTACCTATGGATTTAATTTCCCTGTTAAATTTCTTTACTGTACTGCCGATAATATTTCACAAGGAGAGGGTTTATTCTTTAATACGGCTGGCGAAGGGAATCTGGTAATATCTCCTTATAGTGCGCTATTTCTTACTTTTTAAGAGGATTGCAATCTATAAAATCAGTTAAATTAAGTAGGTTTATATTGCCAAAATTTCTCCTGAAAAAGTTCTTTTTCCATACCCACCTTACTTGATACTATAATGGTAAGAAAAAAGGAATTGATAAAACTGATAGAGAGAGATGACAGATTATACAATTTAAGGATTATTTTTAAAAGTGTAGGGATATTATGATAGATAGAGAAAGACAAATTAAGATGAGGATTGGATGGTTTAGACATGTAGAGGAAATAACTGGAAATGTAGCAAAGATATGGATGTATTATGGTATTTCCAAGAAAACCTACTATAAGAGACATAACAGATATTTAAAAGATGGGGAGGATGGTTTAATAGAACGGTTCCGAAGACCTATTCATTTTCCAAAAGCGACACCACCAAAAGTAATAGAAAAGATTGTATATCTCAGATAGTACTATCACTTCAGTTCTATCAAGATAAAGATGTATTTAGAAAGATATCATGGTATTGAAATTAATTGTTGTGGAGTGTGGCGGATACTGAAGAGATTGAAGATGAACCGACTACCTTACAATCAAAGATTTAAAAGATATGAGAAACCCTTACCTAGATATTATCTTCAAGTTGATGTGAAGTTTCTTGAGAGAGAAGTTTCTTCTTCACAGGAGAGATATTATCAATATACAGCGATAGATTATTGCACAATAATCAGGATTATGAAGATATATGACAGATTGAACCAGAAAAACTCCATTGATTTTATAGATTATGCTATGGTTGAATGGTAAAGTAGAACGTTCCCAAAAAATTGATGAGGAAGAGTTTACAGAATGCTTAAAGGGATTATAATAAATGAGAAATTGAAAGAGTGGAAAAATTTTTATAATTACCATAGACCACATGGCTCTCTCAATGGAAAAACACCTTATGAGAAGTTAAAAGAAAAATTAAGTCATATCAATGTCACCAGTGATTTGCAAACCTACATGGGAAACAGACCATCCCCATCCACGTGCGGAGGGTTTTAAAGTAAGGTTCTTTATTACAAAATGGGAGAATCCTCGTCCTAATGAGGTAATAACGAGTATAGATTTTGTTAGTGGAGATAATTATGCTTTTAGCCCTGTACTTATTGGAATAACTGGTGTTGAACGTATACATTAACTTTATACTTGATATATTCCTTTTTCTCTCATTTGTTGTTCAAGTAGGGTAAGGAGTTTTTGTTTCTCTTTTATCCATAAAGGAGCAACAAGAACTTCAGGAGGACAGTCAGCAGTAAGCCGCTGGATGACAGTACCTTTCCAGAGATGTCCAATAAACTTGGCAGTTATGTCAATATACTCTTCCATAGTAAGTGGTGTATATTTACTTTCAATATACATCTTCTCAAGAAAGGTACCCTTTACAATATAAAGAGGATGTATTTTGATTCCATCAAGTTTCAGTCGGGCACATTCCTTTGCTGTTTCTATTATCTCTTTTTCTGTTTCTTCAGGTAGTCCTATAATCACATGTGCACATACTTTTATATTTTTCTCTTTTGTTATCTCTATCGCTTTAATAAAGTCCTCATAGGTATGGTTTCTGTTAATAAGTTTGAGTGTCTTGTTATGTATTGACTGTAAGCCATATTCAAGCCAGACCTCATAATCTTTTGTATATCTTTGAATAAGTGAAATTTTCTCTTCATCTATACAGTCAGGTCTTGTTCCTATGGAGATACCCACTACATCAGGGAATTTTTTGATTACATCATATTTCTCTTTCAGAATATGTACTGGTGCATAGGTATTAGAATATGGCTGGAAATATACAATAAATTTTTCTGCTTTATATCTTTCTCTTCCGTATCTTATCCCTTCTTCAATCTGCTCTTCCAGAGATACATTTTTTGTCCTTACAGGTGGACTGAAGGAGTAGTTATCACAGAATATACAGCCATTTTTACTCAATGTTCCATCAATATTAGGACAGGTAAATCCCGCATCCACAGTAATTTTATGGACCCTGCATCCGTATCTTTCTTTAAGGTATTCAGAGAATTTATAGTAGGGGCTCATTTCACTATTATGGTTATCTCACCATTTTTCAGGCCTTCTGATTCAGCGATGAGTTTAATATACCCTGTTTTACCTTCCAATGACCTGATATATACCACACACCTTCCATTAAATACCTTTCTGTAAGGCAGGTAGAACGGTTCTGTAGATGTTGGGTCTCCATTATCTACTGCAACAATTTCGGCAGGTCCTTCAATTTTAAAATTTATCAGATTGTCTGCATTCGGACATAGAGTGCCTTTCTCATCAATAATATCCACATATACAAAAGCCATATCCTCACCATCACACTTCATTTCTTTTCTATCAGGTTTAAGATGGATTTCAGCAGGCCTTCCTGCTGTTCTTAAAGTGGTTTCTTTTACTGGATTGCCATCTTTATCATACGCAACTGCTTTTAATTCTCCTGGTTCATAAACCACATACCAGATAAGTCGGTATCTGTTTATGAGGTTTTTAGGGTCTTTATTTTTAATACCACAGGACTTACCATTTAAAAA is a genomic window of bacterium containing:
- a CDS encoding leucine zipper domain-containing protein, yielding MIDRERQIKMRIGWFRHVEEITGNVAKIWMYYGISKKTYYKRHNRYLKDGEDGLIERFRRPIHFPKATPPKVIEKIVYLR
- a CDS encoding integrase core domain-containing protein, which encodes MLKGIIINEKLKEWKNFYNYHRPHGSLNGKTPYEKLKEKLSHINVTSDLQTYMGNRPSPSTCGGF
- a CDS encoding TIGR01212 family radical SAM protein (This family includes YhcC from E. coli K-12, an uncharacterized radical SAM protein.), with product MSPYYKFSEYLKERYGCRVHKITVDAGFTCPNIDGTLSKNGCIFCDNYSFSPPVRTKNVSLEEQIEEGIRYGRERYKAEKFIVYFQPYSNTYAPVHILKEKYDVIKKFPDVVGISIGTRPDCIDEEKISLIQRYTKDYEVWLEYGLQSIHNKTLKLINRNHTYEDFIKAIEITKEKNIKVCAHVIIGLPEETEKEIIETAKECARLKLDGIKIHPLYIVKGTFLEKMYIESKYTPLTMEEYIDITAKFIGHLWKGTVIQRLTADCPPEVLVAPLWIKEKQKLLTLLEQQMREKGIYQV
- a CDS encoding DUF4982 domain-containing protein, yielding MPIKIYTLSCPLWATIPDVEFRAQDDHPFIMGEFVWTGFDYLGEPTPYYEEWPSRSSYFGIIDLCGIPKDRFYLYQSRWAPEKGTLHILPHWTWNGYEGKIIPVHCYSTWDTVELFLNGKSCGIKNKDPKNLINRYRLIWYVVYEPGELKAVAYDKDGNPVKETTLRTAGRPAEIHLKPDRKEMKCDGEDMAFVYVDIIDEKGTLCPNADNLINFKIEGPAEIVAVDNGDPTSTEPFYLPYRKVFNGRCVVYIRSLEGKTGYIKLIAESEGLKNGEITIIVK